A genomic window from Sanguibacter antarcticus includes:
- a CDS encoding transferase: MTTAYQSTTSTAPTAPALPPGSPRHAADRPPLPEPHPDWVCRWSGQPGGSVVLDLGLQPAADAFPLPTDPVPDPEHPLRMVISSVSGLVQLETDPTTPEEPRGVEPAALVAQSEAAVAQSEAAGFVRPGTRVLEHPSPHGGSWVDQLGARGLVEVDEGPAELVVDIFGMMHAADQRTALLERAAQLTDDGILLMQFHTVAAIIRSGIWNALRHGHFAYYSTPALVAMAREVGLVAIGCWEYPLYGGTIMLAFAKQSESHPTQTPDVTTMVARELAEGAIDPHHAASLGRALDESVSAIEAYLAQTQAEGLVVGGYCAASRASALLRCAHITTDQVVALADASVAKHGRTMPGNRIPIVSPAGLVALHPDRVLLFVPDLLDEVRAALPEIEANGGRWVVLDPMPREIEPL, translated from the coding sequence ATGACCACCGCATACCAGAGCACCACCTCGACTGCCCCGACTGCCCCGGCCCTGCCGCCAGGCTCTCCTCGCCACGCAGCCGACCGACCGCCGCTCCCCGAGCCCCACCCCGACTGGGTGTGCCGGTGGTCCGGGCAGCCTGGGGGGAGCGTCGTGCTCGACCTCGGCCTCCAGCCCGCCGCCGACGCCTTCCCTCTCCCGACCGACCCCGTCCCCGACCCCGAGCACCCGCTGCGCATGGTCATCAGCTCGGTGAGCGGTCTCGTCCAGCTCGAGACCGACCCGACCACCCCCGAGGAACCGCGCGGGGTCGAGCCAGCCGCACTCGTCGCCCAGTCCGAGGCCGCCGTCGCCCAGTCCGAGGCGGCCGGCTTCGTCCGGCCCGGCACCCGTGTCCTCGAGCACCCCAGCCCGCACGGCGGGTCCTGGGTCGACCAGCTTGGTGCACGCGGGCTCGTCGAGGTCGACGAGGGACCAGCCGAGCTCGTGGTCGACATCTTCGGCATGATGCACGCCGCCGACCAGCGGACCGCGCTCCTCGAGCGTGCCGCCCAGCTCACGGACGACGGCATCCTGCTCATGCAGTTCCACACGGTCGCCGCGATCATCCGCTCCGGCATCTGGAACGCTCTGCGGCACGGCCACTTCGCCTACTACTCGACGCCTGCGCTCGTCGCGATGGCGCGCGAGGTCGGCCTCGTCGCGATCGGCTGCTGGGAGTACCCGCTCTACGGCGGCACGATCATGCTCGCGTTCGCCAAGCAGTCCGAGAGCCACCCGACCCAGACTCCCGACGTAACGACGATGGTCGCGCGCGAGCTCGCCGAGGGCGCCATCGACCCCCACCATGCCGCGAGCCTCGGGCGCGCCCTCGACGAGTCCGTCAGCGCCATCGAGGCCTACCTCGCCCAGACCCAGGCCGAAGGACTCGTCGTCGGTGGCTACTGTGCGGCCTCCCGCGCCTCCGCGCTCCTGCGCTGCGCCCACATCACGACCGACCAGGTCGTCGCGCTCGCCGACGCCTCCGTGGCGAAGCACGGCCGCACGATGCCGGGCAACCGCATCCCCATCGTGTCGCCAGCCGGCCTCGTCGCCCTGCACCCTGACCGGGTGCTCCTCTTCGTCCCCGACCTCCTCGACGAGGTGCGCGCTGCGCTCCCCGAGATCGAGGCGAACGGCGGCCGCTGGGTCGTCCTCGACCCGATGCCGCGGGAGATCGAGCCGCTGTAG
- a CDS encoding RNA polymerase sigma factor, producing MSDDSTTDHQDPERLFSALWAAHAHRILAYAQRHVGPDLADEVVAETFLVAWRRLADVPGEALPWLLVVARNTVANQRRSGFRRRAVSQELARIVHLVETHPSAETSALERQTVLRALATLSPREREALLLVSWDGLAPGAAAQVAGCSPSAFAMRLSRARTRLRHASAADAPPPDEPVDHSLELQDGRA from the coding sequence GTGAGCGACGACAGCACGACCGACCACCAGGACCCCGAGCGCCTCTTCAGCGCCCTCTGGGCCGCCCACGCGCACCGGATCCTCGCGTATGCCCAACGCCACGTCGGACCAGACCTCGCCGACGAGGTCGTCGCCGAGACGTTCCTCGTCGCATGGCGCCGGCTCGCGGACGTGCCCGGCGAAGCGCTGCCGTGGTTGCTCGTCGTCGCCCGCAACACGGTGGCGAACCAGCGCCGCTCGGGCTTCCGCCGTCGCGCGGTCAGCCAGGAGCTCGCCCGGATCGTCCACCTCGTCGAGACCCACCCGTCGGCCGAGACGAGCGCCCTCGAGCGCCAGACCGTGCTCCGCGCCCTCGCGACGCTCTCCCCGCGTGAGCGCGAAGCACTCCTGCTCGTCTCGTGGGACGGACTCGCCCCCGGGGCCGCTGCACAGGTCGCGGGCTGCTCGCCGTCAGCGTTCGCGATGCGGCTCTCCCGGGCACGCACGAGGCTCCGACACGCCAGCGCCGCAGACGCCCCGCCCCCAGACGAGCCAGTCGACCACTCTCTCGAGCTCCAGGACGGACGCGCATGA
- a CDS encoding NAD-dependent epimerase/dehydratase family protein: MQILVDGDRGYLGARIVPFLRAAGHEVVGLDAGWYDGCDFGEPPGGYEQRTGDVRDARPEDLEGFDAVIHLAAISNDPVGHLNPDATYSVNAHGAIHTARAAKAAGVPRFLFSSSCSLYGAAGDAPVDERSAFNPVTPYGESKVLAEQGISELADDSFSPTYLRNATAYGSSPRLRADIVVNSLTGTAFTTGKVELQSDGTPWRPLVHAEDIARAFLAVLEAPRDRIHDEAFNVGRDEDVVQVRDIATQVADLLDAPVTFADGAGPDARDYRVDFTKITTLLPAFAPRWTVPDGIRELVADMRRIGLTAHDFAGPRYVRLQRIQELTALGLLTEDLRLTTPARQPVS; the protein is encoded by the coding sequence GTGCAGATTCTGGTCGATGGTGATCGTGGTTATCTGGGGGCTCGCATCGTCCCGTTCCTGCGTGCAGCAGGTCACGAGGTCGTCGGGCTCGACGCCGGCTGGTACGACGGCTGCGACTTCGGTGAGCCGCCCGGCGGGTACGAGCAGCGCACGGGCGACGTGCGCGACGCCCGCCCGGAGGACCTCGAGGGTTTCGACGCGGTCATCCATCTCGCGGCGATCTCGAACGACCCGGTGGGCCACCTCAACCCCGACGCGACGTACTCCGTCAACGCGCACGGAGCGATCCACACGGCCCGAGCGGCAAAGGCCGCTGGTGTCCCGCGCTTCCTCTTCTCGTCCTCGTGCTCGCTCTACGGGGCCGCCGGCGACGCCCCGGTCGACGAGCGCAGCGCGTTCAACCCCGTGACGCCGTACGGCGAGAGCAAGGTCCTCGCCGAGCAGGGGATCTCCGAGCTCGCCGACGACTCCTTCAGCCCGACCTACCTGCGCAACGCCACCGCCTACGGGTCGTCGCCGCGGCTGCGCGCCGACATCGTCGTCAACAGCCTCACCGGTACGGCGTTCACCACGGGCAAGGTCGAGCTCCAGTCCGACGGCACCCCGTGGCGCCCGCTCGTCCACGCCGAAGACATCGCCCGCGCGTTCCTCGCCGTCCTCGAGGCACCACGAGACAGGATCCACGACGAGGCGTTCAACGTCGGCCGCGACGAAGACGTGGTCCAGGTCCGGGACATCGCCACCCAGGTCGCCGACCTTCTCGACGCGCCCGTGACCTTTGCCGACGGCGCAGGCCCGGACGCCCGGGACTACCGCGTCGACTTCACCAAGATCACCACGTTGCTCCCGGCGTTCGCCCCACGGTGGACCGTCCCGGACGGCATCCGTGAGCTCGTGGCGGACATGCGCCGCATCGGCCTCACCGCTCACGACTTCGCCGGACCCCGCTACGTCCGGCTCCAGCGCATCCAGGAGCTCACCGCCCTGGGGCTGCTCACCGAGGACCTCCGGCTCACCACGCCGGCACGCCAGCCCGTCTCCTGA